The genomic window CGTGGTATCTGGCGCGGACGGCCCCGTACACGGCGGAGCTGGCGAACGCGAGCGGCCTGTCGGGTGGGGATCCGGTGCTGGTGGCGGGGGTGCCGTCGGGGCGGGTGGAGGGTGTCGAGCTGGCGGGGGATCGGGTGCGGGTGGCGTTCCGGTTGGACGACGGGCAGCCGCTGGGGAATCGGACGACGGCGTCGGTGCGGCTCGAGACGGTGTTGGGGAAACGCTATCTGGAGGTGGTGCCGGCCGGCCCGGTCGACGACGGTGCGGCAGTGATCCCGTTGGCGCGCACCACCGTTCCCTACAGTCTCGACGACGTGAGCCGGGACGTGACGGCGTCGGCGCAGCATCTCGACACGGCGTCGTTGGAGGCGATGATGCGGGCGCTGTCGGAGGTGCTGCCCGATCCGGGGCAGGCGGCGCGGGCGATCGCGGGGGTGAGCGGGGCGTCGGCGGCGGTCGCGGAGAACGGCGAACAGCTGGACCGGCTGTTGACGCTGTCCCGGTCGCTGTCGGATCTGGCGGTACGGCAGCAGGATTCGATTTCCGAGACGTTGGCGAACGCGCAGACGATCGTCGCGACGCTCACGGTCCGCAAGCAGGTGCTCACCCGGCTGGTGCAGAATCTGCGGACGGTGCTGGACAGCACGGCCCGCACCGTCACCGCCCACGAGGGCGAGTTCGCGGAGCTCACCGAGAACCTGGTGGCGGTGACGGACACGGTGCAGCGCAACGCCGACGACGTCGACGCGCTGCTGGCGCGGCTGCCGGCGGCGCTGCGGTCGGCCACCGACGCGACCGGCAACGGCACGTGGACGGATGTGACGGCGCCGGCCGCGGTGATCCCGGACAATGCGCTGTGCGCGCTCGGCGTGATGCAGGGCTGCCGGTGACGGGGCGGGCGCGGGTGGCGGCGGCCCTGGCGCTGGTGCTGGTGGTGGCGGCGGGCGGCTGGTTCGTGTTCGGCCGCACCGATTCGGCGCGGACGGTGGCGGTGGATTTCGCGTTCGCGAGCGGCCTGTATCCGGGGAGCCCGGTGACGGTGCTGGGGGTGCCGGTGGGGACGGTGACGGCGGTGGAGCCGTCGGACACGCATGTGCGGGTGACGGCGTCGGTGCGCGGGGACGTGGTGTTGCCGGCGGACGTGCAGGCGTATGTGCTGAATCCGTCGGTGATCAGCGATCGGCATCTCGAGTTCGGTCCCGCCTACACGGGTGGGCCGCGGCTCGGGGACGGGGCGGTGGTGCCGCTCGAACGCAGTCACGCGCCGATCGAGTTCGATGCGCTGCTGGGCAGTCTCGGCACCCTCACCGAGGCGCTCGGCCCGGGTGGGGGCGATGTGGGGGCGCTGTTGTCGCAGTCGGCGGCGGGGCTGGCCGGGCAGGGCGGGCCGGCGAATCGGGCGTTGCGGAATCTGGGTGCGGCGTCGGGTGTCGTCGGGGCCCGCAGCGGCGACGTCGAGGCGCTGGTCGGCAACCTGAACTCGCTGATGGTGGCGCTCGACGACCGGCAGGTGAGCATCGACACGCTGGTGACACAGTTGGGGGAGCTGGGGGACGCGTGGGCGGCGCAGGATCTCGACATCGCGGCACCGTTGCAGGATCTGCGGACGGTGTTCGACGCGATGGACCGGTTCGTCGCCGAGCACGGCGACGACGTGGGTGCGGTGGCCCGCAACCTGGAGGTGCTGGGCGGCACGCTGGCGGCGCGGCAGCCGGAGTTGGCGGAGTTCCTGGATCTGGTGCCGCTGCTGATGCAGAACCTGTCGCGGACGGTCGGCCCGGACGATCGGGGCCGGATCCGGTTGAACGTGTCGACGGCGCTCACCCAGTTCGCGGTGGCGCGGCCGTTGTGCGAGCGGTATCCGCTGCCGGTGTGCTCGGGGGTGGGGATCACCAATCCGGTCTCGTTCCCGATCAGCGCGTCGGACCCGTTGGGGTTGGCGACGCTGCTCTCCGGGGGCGCGGGGGCGGGCCGATGAGGGGCCGGCTGGTGGGGTGTGCGGTGGGGGCGGCGGTGTTGCTGACGGGCTGTTCGGCGGGCATCCAGGATCTTCCGGTGGGGCGGTCGGTGCCGGGTGAGAACTACACGGTGACACTGGAATTGGTGCGGGCGGACGGGCTGCTGGTGGGGGCGGACGTGCGGTCGGGGCAGCGGGTGATCGGACGGGTGGCGGGGTTGTCGACGGGGGAGTCGGGGGCGGCGGCGGAGCTGAGCCTGTCGGCGGCGGCGCCGATGCCGCGGGACGTGTCGGCGGCGGTGGAGTTGCCGTCGGCGCTGGGTAGCCCGTTCGTGCGGTTGCGGGCCCCGCAGGATCCGTCGCCGGTGCCGCTGGTGGACGGGGATGTGATCGCCGAGTCCCGCACCGAGGTCGGCCCGCAGCTCGAGAGTGCCCTCGCCACGCTCGGCACGGTGCTGACGGGCAGTGGTATCGACCAGCTGGCGACGGTGGTCGACGAGCTGAACGTGGCGTTCGCGGATCGGCCGCAGCAGGTGCGGGTGCTGCTCGATGCGTTGACGGCGCTCACCGGGACGGCCACCGGGCAGCGCACCGAGCTGAGGGCGTCGATCGACCTGGCGGCCGACGTGTCCCGGCAGCTGGCGGCGCGGCAGGAGGTGCTCGACGGGTTCCTCGACGTGGTGCCGGCGGCGACGACGGTGCTGGCGGGGCAGCGGGATCGGCTGGCGGCGCTGGCGGCGTCGACTGCCCGACTGACGGAGCACGCGGACGCGGTGCTGGCGGCGGGAGAGCTGGACGCGCTGGTGGAGGACGGGGCGACGGTGGTGGCGTCGTTGCGGTCGTTCAACGATCGGATCGGGGAGACGCTCACCGCGATGAACACGTTCACGGCGAATTTCGGTCGGGCCGTGAAGGGCGACTATCTGATGTTCGACGGCACTCTCGACGTTCCGGCGGGGTTGGAGACGTTGATGACGGGCGGGGTGCCGCTCGACGGCACGGGAGGTGGCCGGTGAGGCGGGTGGTGCTGGTGGAGTTGATCCTGTTCGCGGTGACGGCGGCGCTGGTGGTGCCGTTCGGGATCGCCTATGTGGCGGGGCCGCGGGCGTTCGGTGACCCGATCCGGGTGCATGCCGAGATGGTGGACGCGTTCGGGCTCACGGCGGGCACGAGTGTCACGTATCGGGGGGTGCAGGTGGGGCGGGTGGCGTCGGTGTTGTTGGCGGGCAACGGGTCCGGGGCGCGGGTGGAGGTGGAGTTGGATCCGGGGACGCGGATTCCGCGGGCGAGTGCGGCGACGGTGACGATGGGGACGGTGGCGGGCCTGCAGAACGTCGACATCGTCCCGGACCCGGACTCGGCGGTGGTCTCGGGTGGCGGCCCGTATCTGGGGGACGGGGACGAGGTGGCGGCGCCGGCGGAGCGGCAGCCGGTACAGATGGGTGAGGTGATGGGGGAGACGGCGCGGCTGCTGGCCGGGGTGGATCCGGGGGCGGTGGCGACGGTGGGCGACGAGGTGGGGGCGGCGCTGTCGGGGGTGGGCCCGGATCTGGCGCGGATGATCGACGACGGCGACCGGTTGTCGGCGGTGATAGAGCGGCAGGCGCCGACGTTGCGGTCGCTGGCGGAGCGCACGGTGTCGGTGGCGGGGTCGGCGGCCGGTGCTGCGGACGGGTTCGAGCGGTCGGTGGGGGCGGCGCGGACGGTGTCGGGGCAGTTGGGTGACGCGTCGGAGCTGGTGGAGCATCTGTTGGGGCGGTCGCCGGCGGCACTGGCCCGAACCCGCGCCCTGTTCGACGGGGAGGCGGGCACGTTCGGGGCGTTGTTGGCGGATCTGGCGTCGGTGACGCCGGTGGTGGCGGATCGGCGGGCGGCGGTGGCGGCGGGCCTGGTCGATATTCCGGTGGGGTTGGGGAAGTTGGAATCGATTGTTCGGGGGGATCGGGCGGAGTTCGCGTTGGTGGGGACGCAGGGGCCGGTGTGCGGGTACGACACGCCGCGCCGGACGGTGGGGGACATGACGCCGGTGACGCCGGATCTGACACTGTTCTGTCCGCCGGGGCCGGATGTGGCGCAACGTGGTTCGCGAACGGCACCAAGACCGAACGGGTTGGGGACGGGGCAGGCTACGACGCCGGGCACGGTGATCGGCCCTCCGATGGTGTCCGATCCGGTGTTGATCCCCACCGGTGTGGAGGCCCTGGATCAGTGGAATCGGCTGCTCGACGACCTCGAGCACAGGGGGCGGTAGTAGTCGGGGCGCCGGCGGTTCCGGGTCCGTCGACACCGCGCACGACGGAGGGCTCTTGCCGTGGCGCTCATGGACGCCGGGTTCTCGATCTCTGCGGCTGCGCTGCGCCCCTGATGTGTTCGGGTAACGGGCCGGCCACAGGTGAGGCCCGTCCGTCACAACTTGGGAAAGTGCAGCTCGAGGCCTTGCCGACGGTGGGGTGCGGGCGTAGTTTCGGTAGTGCGGATCGAACGAGTAGCCGGTCACGGTGAAAGACTCGAGAAGCAGAGATGCGGCCGAGGATGTGAAAGCATTCCCGGCCACACCCCTGTTCGGGGGGGCTGGCTATTGCGCCGCTTGGCTGCGCCCGGACCCGTGTTCTGCGCCGGGATTCATCGAACGATATCGATGTATGCATTGTGCGCGTCGCGAACACTGGATGCAGACGTGACTGCAGGGCATGTCGAGTTGCAACCAACTACGGCATGCCCTGCAGTGGATCGGGCGAGCTACAGGCTCTGGAGGCCGCCACCTTGAGATGACGCTGTGTAGATGCCCAGCATGATGACGTTGCCGAGGCCTTTGAACATGTCGAGTGATCCTGCGAAGTAGTTTCCGAGCATTCGTTGTCTCCTTACGAGAGTGCCTTCAGGAACGAGGGCAGTAGGTCGTTGCTGCCCGTGTAGTCGGCGCCGCCGAACCACGATCCGACTCCCAGCAGCACCAGATCCATCAAGAATTTTTTGATATCCATCGATTCTCTTTCTCTTTGATGGTGATATGTCAGACTCGGACGCCGAGCGACAGTGAGACTGCCTGGCCGAACAGCGCGGAGTAGAGGGTGGGGATCATCTGGGTGACGGTTTCACCGAGTGAGCTGGTCGCGTTCTGAATTGAGAGCATGAGGACTCCTTTTTCGATCGAATAGTTACGAGTATTCGTTCCCTGACATGGTGTTGAGCTGAGTCAAGGAGCCGCCGAGCACCGGCGCGAAGCCGACGACAAGTAGTCTGAGGGCTTTAAAGAAATCGACAGACATTCGAATTCCTATCGTGTTGGTTTTTGTGGAGATTTGGAGGACTGGCCACGTGTACCCCTCGATCGCTGATCGAGGGGTACACGTAGCAGTCAGATCACACGGTGCCGTTGAACCCGTTCGCGGACTGGGAGATCGGCGGGAAGATGCTCACGTAGATGTGGCTGAGGAAGTCACTCTCGTGGATGCCGTTCGTCTCCCAGGTTCCGAAGTTGCCTCCGGCCGCGTGCAGCTTGACGTAGCCGCCGCTCGTGACGGTACCGACCATGCCGGAGTTGCCCTGGAGGCAGTAGCCGCCGTTGGCGTTCGTCGTGGTCGACGCGATGGCTCCGGTGACCACCGTGTCGCTCGAGTCGTAGAGCTCACCGCTCACGGCCACGCCGGCAACGCCTGCTCCGGAGCTGTCGAGGACGTTGCCACACACCTGGTAGTCGGCCGTGGGCTTCTCCGGGGTGACCGCCTGGGCCACGCCCGTGCCGAGAGCGGTCAGGGCTGCGACGCTCGCGAAAACGCCGGCAACCGCCATCTTGTTCCGAACACTCATACAGATTCACCTCGTGATCGTGTAGGTCGACCCTCTGGATGTAGTGCCGTTACAGGGGTGGGTCATCGGATTTCCCCCGCGACACCTGGAACGCTATTACGGCTCGATCAACGCTGTTATCGATTTCGTAAATCTACCTATGGGTAACTTCTCGGGGTGGTCGCCGGCGAGGTGTTGATGATCTTTGTTGTGACGTTCGCAAGAGGGGGGAGGTGACGCTAAATTGTACTGCAGTACAATTTACTGGGAGCGGGGAGAATACCTTTCGATTGTTTGTTTGACTGACACACGTTCCTGCACGGTGCAGGGCTGCCGCGGTGCGAGGGTATCGACATCGACGATCGGCGACGGACCGCCTCCGAGGCCCGGATCGGGACTCGATCGCCACCTTCGCAGCCTTCGCAAAACACCCCGCCCGGCAGTGCGCCGGACGGGGTGTCCCAGTCGAAAAAATTTTTGCGAACCGGCCACGGAACCGGTCCTGGAAGGCTTCCGCGCACCCGATCCGGCGCGCCCAGCCGTGTCTACCGTGCCGCCAGCCGCTCCCGGCGCAGCAACTCCACCTCGGGCAGATCCAGCGCCGGCAGCCCGTCCACGCCGAGCGCGCGAGCCAACAACAGATCGGCCAGCTCCGGATTGCGGGCCAGGACCGGGCCGTGCAGATACGTGCCGATCACCGAACCCTGCGCCACCCCCTCCACGCCGTCACCCACACCGTTGCCGACGCCCCGCGTCACCCGGCCCACCGGTTTCGCGTCCGCCCCCAACGTGGTGCCGCCCCGATGGTTCTCGAACCCCGACAACGGCTGCGTCAACCCGCCGATCAGCGGCGACGTCACAATCTCCCCGATCGACCGGGACGCCTGCGGAGACGTCGTCGCATCCAGCATCGACACCCCCTCCACCCGCTCCCCGGACGACGTCTCGTACCAGTGCCCCAACACCTGGATCGCCGCGCAGATCGCCAACACCGGCGCACCCCGCTCCGCCGCCCGCTGCAACCCCGGGAACCGCGTCAGATGCCGGGTCGCCAACCGCTGCGCCGCATCCTCCGCCCCGCCGAGCGTGTACACGTCCAACGACTCCGGCACCGGATCGTTCAACGTCACCTCCACGATCTCCGCGTCATGGCCGCGCATCCGCAGCCGCTGCCGCAGCACCAGCGCATTCCCGCCGTCCCCGTACGTGCCCATCACATCGGGCAACACCAGACCGATACGGACCGTCGACTCAGACATCGCGGCTCTTCTCCTTCGCGATCGCCGTGTTCAAATCCCGGAACGCCGTGTAATTCGCCAGCACCTCCACCCGCCCCGGCGGGCACGCTGCGATCGCCCGCAACGGATCGTGCACCAACGTGTGCTCCACCCCCGCATACGTCAACCGCACCGCCAGATCCGTGCCCCGCTCACCCGCGGCCACCACCTGCACGCCCTCGAAATGCTCGAACCGCACATCCCACAACCACGACAGATCCTCGCCGTCCGGCACCTGCCCGTTCACCGCGATCACCAGACCGTCCACGCTGTGATCGATCATCGACAGCGCCTCCTGCCAGCCCGCCGGATTCTTCGCCAACAGCATCCGCACCGAATGCGCCCCCACCTGTACGGTGCTGTACCGGCCGGCGATCTCCCGCACCGTCGACGCGGCCCGCACCGCATCCCGCGGATCGGCGCCCAACGCCACCGCCGCCGCCACCGCCTGCGCCGCATTCCCCCGATTCGCCTTCCCCGGCAGCGACAACTCCAGCGGCAACACCAGCCCGTCCGGGCCGTGCAGGTTGTCGTCGTCCAGCCACCACTGCGGCGTCGGACGCGCGAAATCCGAGCCCGTGCTCCGCCAGTGCGGGCCCTCCCACACGATCGGCTCACCCGTCCGCGGGCAACTCACCGCATCATTGGCCCAACCGCCACCGGCGGCCACCCACACCACATTCTCGTGATCGAACGCCACCGACGTGATCAGCACGTCGTCACAGTTCGCCACCACGACCGCATCCGGATGCCGCGCCAACCCCTCCCGCAGCGTCCGCTCGATCTTGTTGATCTCCCCCACCCGATCCAACTGATCACGGCTCAAATTCAGCAATACGATCACCGCCGGATCCACCGCATCACACACGTGCGGCACATGCAGCTCGTCCACCTCCAGCGCCGCGAGGGGAGCATCGACCCGCGCCGACAGGGCCGCGACGATCCCGGCATCCATGTTCGCGCCGTCCGCCTGCGTCGCCACCTCGTCGAGCGTCGCCAACGCCGCCGCCGTCATCCGCGTCGTCGTCGACTTGCCGTTCGTGCCCGTGATCACGACCGTGCGCCGGCCCCGACCCAACTGCACCATCACCGACGGGTCGATCTTCAACGCGATCAGGCCACCGATCATCGAGCCCTTGCCGCGGCCCGCCTTCTGCGACGCCCACGCCGCCACCGCCGCCGCACGCAACGCCAGCCGGCCCCGCAGAGTCATCCGAGTGCTCATACCCACGAGGCGAGTTTTCCACAGGAGGAAAAGACGGTGCCGCGCCCCCGACCGGGGACGCGGCACCGTGCCGAACCGGAACACTCGGATCAGGCGAGGGCCTTCGCCTTGAGCGCATCGAACTCCGCCTGCGTGATCGTGCCCGCATCCAAGAGCGCCTTCGCATCCGCGATCTGCTCCGCACCCGACTTACCCGCCACCTGCCGGATGTACTGCTCCTGCGCGCTCTGCATCTCCGCCGCCGCCCGCACCGACCGCTTCGCCATCCCGTCACCACGCGCGATCAGATACACCAGCGCCGTCAAGAACGGGAGGATGATCAGGAACACCACCCAGATCGCCTTCACCCACCCCGACGTCTTGTGATCCCGGAACAGGTCCGTGATGATCGAGAACAACAACATCAGATACGCGACGAACGCGAAACTGACGAGAATCACCCAGAAGAAATCCCAGAACGAGTCCATCGGTAGAGCTCCAATCCGTGTCGATCGAGCAGATACCTGAACTGTGACACAGCAATCGGGGCGAGCGAGGGATTTCGGCGCGACCATCGAGACGGTGTCGGGGGCAGGCTCGGGTGCCTCGGGCGGCGATCCGGTTCACCTGCCGGAACACCCGTGCTTCGCGCAGTCAGCGCCGAACGTGACGGGGGCCGGTGGCGTCGGTGTCCCAGCCGCGGCGCTGCGGCTCCGAACCGAGCAACTGGTCGCGTCCGGCGACGTCGCGGCTGCGGTACACGATGTACGGGCGGAACAGATACGCGAACGGTGCGCTGAACGCGTGCACCAGCCGGGTGAACGGCCACAACGCGAACAACACCAACGCGATCGTCACATGGATGTGGAACGACAACGGGGCCCGTGCCATCGCCGCCCCGTCCGGCTGCAGAATCCAGATCGACCGGAACCACGGCGACACCGTCTCCCGATAATTGTGGGCCTCGTTGCCGTCGACCGCCCCGATCAGCGTCGTCGCCAACCCGGCCACGATCGCCGCCACCAACACCACATACATGACCTTGTCGTTGACGGTGGTGGCCGTGAACACCGGGCCCGTCGACCGCCGGCGGTACACCAGCAGCCAGATCCCCACCAGCGTCGCAGCCCCCGCGATCAGCCCCGGCACCGCCGCACCCCAGTGGTACACGTGCTCACTGATCCCGACCGCCTCCGTCCACGACTCCGGAATCACCAACCCGATGACATGCCCCAGGATCACCACCAGAATCCCGAAATGGAACAGTGGGCTCGCGACCCGCAGCAGCCGATTCTCGTACAGCTGCGACGACCGCGTCGTCCACCCGAACCTGTCGTACCGGTACCGCCACCACGTGCCGACGACCAGCACCGCCAACGTCACGTACGGGACGACGTCCCAATAGATTTCCGCGGCCGACATGTCAGTGCACTCCTTCGGTACGACGCGGCGGAACGGTCAACGTGAACGGCTGCAACCCCACCGACTCGGCCGGCGGCCCCGACATCGCCAGCCGCCGCGCCCGTTCCGCGTCCCGGTCCGTCGCCGCCGGCAGCGTCGACGCCACCGCCGCCAGCACCGCCGCGTACGGGGAGTCGAGCTCGGTGAGCCGCTGCGCCAGCAGGTCGATCGCCGGACGGTGCTCCGCCAGCAGTGCGCCGCCGGCCCGGGGGTCGACGGTGGCCGCGAACTCGAGCAGCACCGCCAGATGATCCGCCGACTCCCCGGCCGGCGGCTCCACCCCCGCCGCCCGGTAGACGTCCGCGAACCGCAGCATCGCCGCACCCCGATTCCGGGTGTCACCGTCCGTCCAATACGTCAACAGCAGCGTCGTCCTGCACCGCAGATCGAACGTGTCCACGTACGCGGTGGCCGCCTCGATCTCCGGCAGCGACCGCAACGCGCGCACAGGGGCCGCGAGCCCCGCCGTGTCCGGCAGGTGCGCCAGCAGCGACTCCACCGTGTCCAGCCGCTCCGACTGCCCGGCGTCCGGATACGCCAACAGCAGCGACGCGCACTGCCACACCACCCGATCCTGCTGTCGGGCACCGGAATCCGGTCGACGCCACCGCCTCATCGTCGGTCCCCGTCCGGGAACATGCCCTCCGGAACACCCTTGCCGTCCCAGTTCAGCAGATTCACCCGCGACGGCCGGGACGCGTTCGCGCCCATCGCCTCACCGGTCTGCCGCTGCCGCAGCGCATGGAACGTCTCCACCGCCACCGGAACCGGGCCGCCGCTCGACTCCCCGAACGGGCCCTGATCGTAGAGGCCGGGACCGCCGTCGAAATCGAGGGCACAATCGGTGACCGTCTCCTCGAGACCGTGCGCGTCGGCCGCATACGCCGACGGGATCACGTACCGCTCCTCGTACTTCGCGAGTGCCAGCAGCCGGTACATCGCATACACCTGCTCCTCGCTCATCCCCACCGCTGCCGGAATGTGCTCCTGCGGTTCACGCCCCAGATTGATGTCCCGCATGTACGAGCGCATCGCCGCCAGCTTCCGCAACACCCCCGACACCACCTCGGTGTCCCCGGCCGTGAACAACTCCGCCAGATACTCGATCGGGATCCGCAGGGACTCCAACGCCCCGAACAGGTTGCCCAGATCCTCGCCGTCGTGACCGTCGCGGCTCACCGCATCCACCACCGGCGACAGCGGCGGGATGTACCACACCATCGGCACCGTCCGGAACTCCGGATGCAGCGGCAACGCCACCCGGTAGTCCTTGATCAACGCGTGCACGGGGGAGCGCTGCGCCGCCTCGATCCACGTGTCCGGAATCCCCGACTGCCGGGCCGCTGCCACCACCTGCGGATCACACGGATCCAGGAACACGTCGAGTTGTGCTGCGTACAAATCCTTCTCGTCTGCGACGGACGCGGCCTCCGTGACCCTGTCGACGTCGTACAGCATCAACCCGATGTACCGCAGCCGGCCCACACACGTCTCCGCGCACACCGTCGGCAGCCCCACCTCCACCCGCGGATAGCAGAACGTGCACTTCTCGGCCTTGCCCGTCTTGTGGTTGAAATACACCTTCTTGTACGGGCATCCGGACACGCACATCCGCCAGCCGCGGCACTTGTCCTGGTCCACCAGCACGATGCCGTCCTCGCTGCGCTTGTACATCGCCCCCGACGGGCACGACGCCACACACGCCGGATTCAGGCAGTGCTCGCAGATCCGCGGCAGATAGAACATGAACGACTGCTCGAGCTCGTACTTCACCTGCGCACCGATCTTCTGCAGGATCGGATCGTCGGCCAGGATCTCCGGTGAACCACCCAGGTTGTCGTCCCAGTTGGCCGACCACTCCACCTTCATCGGCTCACCGGTGATGAGGCTCCGCGGCGGCGCCACCGGCATCTGATCACCCAGCGGTGCGCTGGTCAGATTCTCGTAGTCGTACGTCCACGGCTCGTAGTAGTCCTGGATCGACGGCAGCTTCGGATTCGAGAAGATCCGCGCCAGCTTCGCCAACCGGCCACCGTCCCGGAGCCGCAACCGACCCTTCCCGTCCCGCACCCAGCCGCCGCGCCACCTGTCCTGATCCTCGTACGTGCGCGGATACCCCTGCCCTGGACGGGTCTCCACATTGTTGAACCACACGTACTCGGTGCCGGACCGGTTGGTCCACGCCTGCTTGCACGTCACCGAACACGTGTGGCAGCCGATGCACTTGTCGAGATTCATCACCATCGCGAGCTGCGCCATGA from Prescottella sp. R16 includes these protein-coding regions:
- the narI gene encoding respiratory nitrate reductase subunit gamma, whose amino-acid sequence is MSAAEIYWDVVPYVTLAVLVVGTWWRYRYDRFGWTTRSSQLYENRLLRVASPLFHFGILVVILGHVIGLVIPESWTEAVGISEHVYHWGAAVPGLIAGAATLVGIWLLVYRRRSTGPVFTATTVNDKVMYVVLVAAIVAGLATTLIGAVDGNEAHNYRETVSPWFRSIWILQPDGAAMARAPLSFHIHVTIALVLFALWPFTRLVHAFSAPFAYLFRPYIVYRSRDVAGRDQLLGSEPQRRGWDTDATGPRHVRR
- a CDS encoding Mur ligase family protein, which gives rise to MSTRMTLRGRLALRAAAVAAWASQKAGRGKGSMIGGLIALKIDPSVMVQLGRGRRTVVITGTNGKSTTTRMTAAALATLDEVATQADGANMDAGIVAALSARVDAPLAALEVDELHVPHVCDAVDPAVIVLLNLSRDQLDRVGEINKIERTLREGLARHPDAVVVANCDDVLITSVAFDHENVVWVAAGGGWANDAVSCPRTGEPIVWEGPHWRSTGSDFARPTPQWWLDDDNLHGPDGLVLPLELSLPGKANRGNAAQAVAAAVALGADPRDAVRAASTVREIAGRYSTVQVGAHSVRMLLAKNPAGWQEALSMIDHSVDGLVIAVNGQVPDGEDLSWLWDVRFEHFEGVQVVAAGERGTDLAVRLTYAGVEHTLVHDPLRAIAACPPGRVEVLANYTAFRDLNTAIAKEKSRDV
- a CDS encoding SHOCT domain-containing protein, whose translation is MDSFWDFFWVILVSFAFVAYLMLLFSIITDLFRDHKTSGWVKAIWVVFLIILPFLTALVYLIARGDGMAKRSVRAAAEMQSAQEQYIRQVAGKSGAEQIADAKALLDAGTITQAEFDALKAKALA
- the narJ gene encoding nitrate reductase molybdenum cofactor assembly chaperone, with amino-acid sequence MRRWRRPDSGARQQDRVVWQCASLLLAYPDAGQSERLDTVESLLAHLPDTAGLAAPVRALRSLPEIEAATAYVDTFDLRCRTTLLLTYWTDGDTRNRGAAMLRFADVYRAAGVEPPAGESADHLAVLLEFAATVDPRAGGALLAEHRPAIDLLAQRLTELDSPYAAVLAAVASTLPAATDRDAERARRLAMSGPPAESVGLQPFTLTVPPRRTEGVH
- a CDS encoding MCE family protein, with protein sequence MRARRDAGLPVTGRARVAAALALVLVVAAGGWFVFGRTDSARTVAVDFAFASGLYPGSPVTVLGVPVGTVTAVEPSDTHVRVTASVRGDVVLPADVQAYVLNPSVISDRHLEFGPAYTGGPRLGDGAVVPLERSHAPIEFDALLGSLGTLTEALGPGGGDVGALLSQSAAGLAGQGGPANRALRNLGAASGVVGARSGDVEALVGNLNSLMVALDDRQVSIDTLVTQLGELGDAWAAQDLDIAAPLQDLRTVFDAMDRFVAEHGDDVGAVARNLEVLGGTLAARQPELAEFLDLVPLLMQNLSRTVGPDDRGRIRLNVSTALTQFAVARPLCERYPLPVCSGVGITNPVSFPISASDPLGLATLLSGGAGAGR
- a CDS encoding MCE family protein, producing the protein MRGRLVGCAVGAAVLLTGCSAGIQDLPVGRSVPGENYTVTLELVRADGLLVGADVRSGQRVIGRVAGLSTGESGAAAELSLSAAAPMPRDVSAAVELPSALGSPFVRLRAPQDPSPVPLVDGDVIAESRTEVGPQLESALATLGTVLTGSGIDQLATVVDELNVAFADRPQQVRVLLDALTALTGTATGQRTELRASIDLAADVSRQLAARQEVLDGFLDVVPAATTVLAGQRDRLAALAASTARLTEHADAVLAAGELDALVEDGATVVASLRSFNDRIGETLTAMNTFTANFGRAVKGDYLMFDGTLDVPAGLETLMTGGVPLDGTGGGR
- a CDS encoding type 1 glutamine amidotransferase — its product is MSESTVRIGLVLPDVMGTYGDGGNALVLRQRLRMRGHDAEIVEVTLNDPVPESLDVYTLGGAEDAAQRLATRHLTRFPGLQRAAERGAPVLAICAAIQVLGHWYETSSGERVEGVSMLDATTSPQASRSIGEIVTSPLIGGLTQPLSGFENHRGGTTLGADAKPVGRVTRGVGNGVGDGVEGVAQGSVIGTYLHGPVLARNPELADLLLARALGVDGLPALDLPEVELLRRERLAAR
- a CDS encoding carboxypeptidase-like regulatory domain-containing protein, with translation MSVRNKMAVAGVFASVAALTALGTGVAQAVTPEKPTADYQVCGNVLDSSGAGVAGVAVSGELYDSSDTVVTGAIASTTTNANGGYCLQGNSGMVGTVTSGGYVKLHAAGGNFGTWETNGIHESDFLSHIYVSIFPPISQSANGFNGTV
- a CDS encoding MlaD family protein, giving the protein MRRVVLVELILFAVTAALVVPFGIAYVAGPRAFGDPIRVHAEMVDAFGLTAGTSVTYRGVQVGRVASVLLAGNGSGARVEVELDPGTRIPRASAATVTMGTVAGLQNVDIVPDPDSAVVSGGGPYLGDGDEVAAPAERQPVQMGEVMGETARLLAGVDPGAVATVGDEVGAALSGVGPDLARMIDDGDRLSAVIERQAPTLRSLAERTVSVAGSAAGAADGFERSVGAARTVSGQLGDASELVEHLLGRSPAALARTRALFDGEAGTFGALLADLASVTPVVADRRAAVAAGLVDIPVGLGKLESIVRGDRAEFALVGTQGPVCGYDTPRRTVGDMTPVTPDLTLFCPPGPDVAQRGSRTAPRPNGLGTGQATTPGTVIGPPMVSDPVLIPTGVEALDQWNRLLDDLEHRGR
- a CDS encoding MCE family protein, whose product is MMSRTALGAVGIAALVLGLAAAIGVPKAWYLARTAPYTAELANASGLSGGDPVLVAGVPSGRVEGVELAGDRVRVAFRLDDGQPLGNRTTASVRLETVLGKRYLEVVPAGPVDDGAAVIPLARTTVPYSLDDVSRDVTASAQHLDTASLEAMMRALSEVLPDPGQAARAIAGVSGASAAVAENGEQLDRLLTLSRSLSDLAVRQQDSISETLANAQTIVATLTVRKQVLTRLVQNLRTVLDSTARTVTAHEGEFAELTENLVAVTDTVQRNADDVDALLARLPAALRSATDATGNGTWTDVTAPAAVIPDNALCALGVMQGCR